tccctcttttttggTCAATACAGGTGAAGGCAGTTTATGTCAAGAATTTGCCAAAGAATGTAACACAGGAGCAGTTGAAAAAGCTATTTGACCATCATgggaaaattacaaaagtggtTTTACCTCCTGCAAAATCTGGACAAGAAAAGAATAGAATTGGTTTTGTACATTTTTCGGAGAGGTCTAGTGCTATGAAGGCTTTAAAAAATActgaaaaatatgaattggATGGTGAGCATTTATCCAGAagcttttctaaaaaatttcatttttccctCAGCTGGTCTTTGATATCCACTTCTTTATGCTTATATATTAGGTCAAGTTTTGGAGTGTTCTCTTGCAAAGCCACAGGCAGATCAGAAATCTGGAGGATCAAATAGTCAGAAATCTGGATTGCTTCCTAACTATCCACCTCGTGTTGGATATGGCTTTGTTGGGGGTGCTTATGGTGCTGTAAATGCAGGATATGGTGGTTCTGGTTTTGGTCAGGTAAAATGTTTGTGCATTGGATTGatcgaaagaaaaaagtgtttaaaaaactcatttttatttaaacacttttgATAAAAACAGTTTAAAATACTCTTTAGCTTTTAAATGGCTGCCaaacacttcatttttttcaaaatgatattttttaaattcaacacTTGAAAGTGTGTTCCAAACACACCCTGAACTCGGTATGCTCATGTCTTGATAAGATCAACCTACATCTTCTTTTAATCCCTTCGCGTGGCTAGTTGGTCAAGTGTATTGGCTAGTTGGCTGAGCGACGGTTATTATTGGAGCTCAGGAGAATTCAATGGTTTTGTGAATGAATGTTGGTTGCGAATGCAAGGATACAATCCAACAGAACTGGATTTGATCCTTCTAGTTTAGTGGGAGGAACCATTTGATGTTCTTAAATTATTCGAACTGGAATTTTTGTGGCTTTCTTTTAATCTGTTAGTTTTGAGATTATCATTCTTGTAGTCTCTTCCCTTCAGAGATTTGGAAAAAATACCTTACTTCAATCTGTATTTGTACACGTTTATCATCTTGATAACTTTTCCTTAGCTAAAATTAGTCTGATTTTGCTGTTGCATTTGCTTCCGTGCCTTGGATATATGATTTAAAGTATCTTTTACTTTTGTATGTCGAAACAAAAAATCTGATTGAATTGATTTAAGTTGCAGCCATTGATATATGGAAGAGGACCAACGCCTGCTGGCATGGCAATGATGCCAATGTTGCTACCTGATGGACGGATTGGCTATGTCTTGTAAGTTCGTGCTTCTTTTTCTACATGTTCCACCTATATTATACCTGACTGTAGTGGACAATTCTTTCATTCGTTTTACTCCTGAGAGTTTCTGAAGCTTAGGGATGTAAATTCTGTTAAAGAAGTTCTAGCTTATAAAGTTTGCCTTTTGTTTTGAAGCTTCTGTCCAATTCATTTCTCTAGTTGAAGCTATTTGAAAACTACAATCCATCCATCTTAGAGTAAATTGCCGCATCTAATACTTTAGCTTCTGCTCTGATGGCTCATGCTGAAAGCTGCTTCCTATCTTCTTGCAGGCAACAACCAGGATCACAAATGCTAACCCCTCCACCACATCCAAGAAGTGGTGGCGGCGGCAGTGGAGGCAGTGGTGGCGGAAGTGGCAGTAAGAACGGCGGCAGTTCTAGTAGGGGGAGACATTCACATGACAGTGGCCATGGTGGTGGTCATGGTGGCCATGGTCGCAGATATCGCCCATATTAGTTCTTGTCAAATGTTCTGCCGTGGAACAAACAAGAAGGTTTCGGCCGGAGGTGCCACCCCCTCTACCTAACATCTCGTGACCAGAGATTCTTGAGTATTGATAAAAGTGGAAGCTAGCTAATTTATGGGCTTTGTAATGTGTTTGTTagtttttatcaatatttactTTAGGttacatttcaaattaattaatgtgttTTGCCCcggttttgttctttttccaTCCTACTTTTAAACAAGAAATACGTCTATCTCATTCTGTGGTAAAAATGATCTCAAATTTGAGAATGTGTATTGGCTTACATGGTAATAGCTCCATCCTTGCGTAAAAAGGGTACGTTTAAAATTGACTTTAGAACCAATTTGGCATTGGCCAGGTAGAGCTAAAGATAACAACTACAAGCAATTGAGAATATTATTGAAGTTTAAACTGTTAGAATTATCCTAAAGAACTTTTTTGAATGTATggatgaaaaaattaattgagtgAACAAATCTTACAATTAAGGACATAGAGAAAAGCGTGTAATTGAGGGCATAAAGTTGAAAACAAGAGATTGCaattttggtttcaatttgTTCATGTACAAAGTATATTTCTCaacaaaagccaaaaaaaCTACGAAGGTTTAAGTAGAACCAAGCTTTAGTATTATTGAGCCAACTCCATGCTTAGATATCATATTTGTGCTTAGatatcatatttgtaatttaacccaTGATTACATTAGTAATCCATCTTTCAATGGGTTGAATAAAAAGGTTTACTACTATTGTTTATGCTATCTCTACTTCTAAAAGTCATACTACTATTGTTTATGCTATCTCTACTTCTAAAAGTCAAGCAGTATCAACATCAGTAGTGATAGCAGAAAagatgttaaaattaaattgagcaCCCTTAACTCATCACAAATAGGTCACGTAATTTCATTATAgattagaatatgaatttcatGTGCTAAGTACAATTGCACAACACATGTAAACAACTCCAAAAGTTATCAAACGAGACCACTTTCTTTATCTCCATTGATCTACTGCATTTTCACGGGTGGACGTAACCTTAAACTCTCTTAACCAACCATGCTAACAAAGAGATATAGAACTTGCTAAAAGGTGAAGCTGCCGTTCATAATATACAACCTGCAAGTGTAGGTTAACCTTTTCTAGAAGATTTGtataaaatctcataaatagtttctttctaatttgaaaataaataacgTACAAGTGTAGAGTAACCTCATTTCAAGTACCTAACTAGAGACACAGATCATGTTTCTCAGTCATCACTGGCTctattttcatcttcatcttcgtCTTCATCATTATCATCGTTATCATCATTTCCAACGTCATCTATACTTTCACCATCTGTACCTTCAACTGTTGGCTCTTCTaccttcctcttctttttcgCTTCTTTTTCTCTGGAAGCAGCTGCCTTCTTTCCAGCATTCTTGCGTCTGAATTCTGTATTCAGCCAAACAGAGGTTGCATGATGAATAAATCATTAAAGAGGTTCAGCTAGCTTATCTTAAAACGAATATTGGATAATTGTGAACATGAATTTGGCAAACACGAGATTGAAAATCATAGCTGGCAGAGATTAGCATTGTCGTCTGCATACAATCGAGTCACAGTACAGCAGTCGTTCACATTTTAAACGAACTATCTTTGACATTATAATTCATTCCTTGCCTAATAATAAGCAAGCAACAATGACAACAACGGATAAGACAATATCTACACATGGAACTTGTATTGCAGCATCAAGAATTTATCCATCTCCCCATCCAAAAATGTTAAGTGTGATCAGACTCAATATTGATCCTCGAATATCCAACTACGAAACAAAAACGTTGTCAAATACCACTATTCCAGAATTCCATAAACAAGGTTTTGTTTTACACCTTAGCAAACAGATATTCTTGCTCACTTTACAGACACTTTGGAGTGCTCTAACTATGTGTGTACTAAAACAAATCCAGAAAGTAAATCCCATCTCTTACTCATCGCAACATAGCAAAGCTTAAGCAACTCGATATCTCAATACTCAATAGCATTTGTACATacagataaataaaaagacatcaaactaaaatttccAAGAATTTGTACACACTTGAAGATTTATTTTGTAGGAGCTTATTCAATCTAATCAAATCCTATAATCCTTTAATAAAAGGAATGCATTAGTTCTTTGAGCTCGCCAGCTCCTCTcagaatcaaaattcaatgaaGTAAAACTAAGAAAGGAATCTGAGTTGAATTTCATTTAACCTTCTTATATTACATGCGTAATATAAGATTAAGGGCAGCCATTAAGACTTGcattaaatattaatgtgtCCATGTATCCACTTTTACATTgttaaatattagaaaatacaGGTTCCAGGATGTCGCTCGAGATGGTGCCTCTTTTAGATTTAGATATTATGaactttcatttaaaaaaaacataaatatcaaaagaacCAAAAGAACAGCCTAAGGGCAGGGCAGAGGAAACCCCCTCCCgcaaaactaaacaaaaaaaaaaaacataattggCAACGAGAAGAGTAATTTATGTATCTTATAGAGAAAGTGAAGTCACTTGATTTTTCCAACATTGAACGCCTGTCCTATCCTTGCCATGGTGCCAAATTCACTCATCttgtatatttgaaatgataagGATTCGTCTTATAATGTCAGCATCCTCTTTGCATATGGATTTATTTAACCACTCTACTGATGTGTTACTGAAATTTGTCTAAAGTCGAGATCGAACGTCTAACAATGCAAGGCTTTTTTAGGCAGGAAAATCGAGAAAATGCATAAAGACCATTCGGAAACAAAATAGTGAAAAAAGGGTAAGCAGAAAACCTAATCGAAAATAAGATTCATGTGTTTAACTAAAGTGCAACTGGATATATTGGTTAAACACAGGGATAGGAAGCTTACGCACCGTCGAGGGAGGCTTTGAGAGGCCTAACCAATTCGGGAAACTCCATATCTTCTAAAGCTTTCAATACATCTTCCGCCTTAATCGTCTGCCTCTTTGATTCCTTGCATATATCATTCGCCCTGCTTAGAAATCTACCAGTtaatacaaacaaaagaattaactAATACAAAGCAACATTTTCGTTAACCATAGCGCCATAACAACAATAGATTTATCGCTTGAATCTATTTCGTTTTCGTTTTAAAGGCAAACATCAGAGAAACAACGAGCCCTAATTTCGAACATCAGGATGGATAGAATTTCATTCACAGCTAAACATGTTAAGGCAGATTGCGGAACTTACGTAGCGGAGAGGTAATGGATGAAGATTCGAGCGCTCTCGCAAAACGCAAGAAGCGAGTCTTTGTTGACGGAGATGTCCTGGTCACGAGAGCACTGAGAAAGCTTCTCTTTGACCACTCGACGAACTATAGTCTTTGGAAGCTCTTCATTTCCGCCAcctatttttttctccatctttCTCTATTTCCTTAACGATATCTCaccgtcttcttcttcttcaaggtTCTTCGGCGTCAAGAGTGCCGGCGGCCTCCTCGAATCTGTTTCCCGCCATTATTATCGTTCTGGTTACGGCGGCCCGATCAGTTTTGTGGGCTTTTTTCTTCTGTAATCTACGTAATAAGAACGAAGTCGACATGTCGTCCACGGTTTAATGTTATCGAATGCTAGCGTGGCCCAGTGGCCTGGATAAATGGGCCGGATTAACACTATCTTATTGGGCTATTTACCCATCATGGTTACTAGCTCGgccaagtttttctttttgagaaaACTGTGAAAACCATAAATTACTTATAACTAAATAAGGtaaatttataagaatatGTGAAATAAATCATAGTATATATTGAAACATCCAAAATCATGTAGAATATacattgtaaaatattaaacatatatttcataaCTACATGAAAGATGGATGATTATACAATATGTATATGAGTATGTATTTATGTAAGTATTACTGTCATTGTGTATGCATGGGGGTTTTAGTTTATGTAAATAtgtacttaaaaaaagaaaaattttatatatgtatatatgataATTATGTGAAATGTatatctcaatttcaaaatatataaatgtgaatatatatgtcaacgtatttataaaataatctcagtagaaactaaattaaaattaaaatatggtaTGTAGTACATTTTAACCTTAAAATTgtacttcttttttaaaattacatttgaaatgaatatcgtatatataagtatataaGAACCGAAATGATGATAGAAATGAAGAGGATAGATTGAATGTTACCACTTAGTGAAAAGAAGTCAAATTTATGGAGAAAATAATCGTCcaatattaaacaataaagATCAAGGTTAGAATGGtccaaaattataattgaaataattcaaatttaaaggaCATTGATGAAATATATGGTTCAAAGagaatttttcatatatatattggttgaAACTTCAGgcgcgcacacacacacacatatatatatattgaagataGTACTCATATTTATGTTAGAGCAGAAAACCTACCCTCTAGGGTGTACCTGAAGTTTCAACGCATATTAAATTCAAGATTAAAATGTCcaaatttactaaaaaatacGTGTactaaaattagaaaatttaaaatatgtagaGTTATATTTAACAAAGTCCAAAGTATACATGGACAGAAAATAGTATTGTaacatgatatatataataaggaacttcatttttagtttttgattttttaaatctatactTTATTTCATCTTAAATTGTCCAttatggtttctttttattaaagaaatatattgaattattaACCAAATtctagaaaaaatttaaacaaagttTTTGTAACAACTTGCTTGGTTTAATAAAACATTAGCAAAAAGTTgacaagaaaatttttaaaacaaaatatagttaTAGAATTAGAAAACCTAAATTTTTCCGGAGGTTTtgctttttgaaaaatgagaattttagaaaaatttaccTAACACAAACATAGATCAACtaacattaaaatttgtagtaTCCAAAGATATCTTTGAATAcaatatgtaaattaaaatattcatatactatTTACGATTTCAACGTTAGGGGTAAAAACGTGTCATTATATAAACTCTCCGTCCATAGAGTCACATTTGTTTCCACATTATGAATAAATTGTTTGCTGGTCGATGTAGGTATCTAATATACCGAATAATTAAATCTAAGTGTCTGACTATCCATTACTTAACATTTGATGGTTTCTTTATTCTCGCTGGGGAGAAAATATCTAAGATTTAATGTAGGGTTGCTTGTAAATATCAATTTGCAGAGTGAGAGAAGAGTAAGAAGAGATAATGGCTCACTTCACGGAGAGTTGGTGTTTGGGTCATTGATGTTCGTTTAAGGCTGACACCAACTACCAAGAAAAGTCTTTTTGGGGACCCTTCATTTAAAACTTACACacaccattattattattattattattattatatatatgtggttaataaatataagttgGTGTAGAAATTAGGGTATTTGGTAGTGAAGggagattttgatttttcatggCAATTCCAAGCTTGGTTAGAGCAGCATTCGTGTTGGGAGTGgttgttgttgctgctgcCACTGCAGCCAGTGTTGAACTTGCAATTACCACTGATCACTATATTCTCAAAGGGAAGGTCCTTTGCCTTGACTGCCATGCCTCTTATGATCTTTCTGGTATACACACAACTTCTCTATT
This DNA window, taken from Cucumis sativus cultivar 9930 chromosome 6, Cucumber_9930_V3, whole genome shotgun sequence, encodes the following:
- the LOC101218845 gene encoding DNA polymerase epsilon subunit D, which gives rise to MEKKIGGGNEELPKTIVRRVVKEKLSQCSRDQDISVNKDSLLAFCESARIFIHYLSATANDICKESKRQTIKAEDVLKALEDMEFPELVRPLKASLDEFRRKNAGKKAAASREKEAKKKRKVEEPTVEGTDGESIDDVGNDDNDDNDEDEDEDENRASDD